From the genome of Rhizobium leguminosarum, one region includes:
- a CDS encoding NUDIX domain-containing protein, with translation MAIRSAGLLLYRRVSSDIEVLLVHPGGPFWAGKDEAAWSIPKGLVEPGEDELAAAIRETAEELSVAVDGRFTPLGEYRQPGGKIVVAWAIEADPILDVNAIQSCQFEMEWPPRSGQVKSFPEVDRAGWFSPPDAAIKLLKGQRSMLADLLTHLK, from the coding sequence ATGGCAATCCGCAGCGCCGGACTTCTGCTATACCGGCGTGTTTCCAGCGACATCGAAGTGCTTCTCGTCCATCCGGGCGGCCCTTTCTGGGCTGGGAAAGACGAGGCTGCGTGGTCGATCCCGAAGGGGCTGGTCGAACCTGGAGAAGATGAGCTTGCGGCGGCAATAAGGGAGACTGCCGAAGAGCTGAGTGTAGCAGTCGATGGCAGGTTCACACCGTTGGGCGAATACCGACAACCCGGCGGAAAGATAGTCGTCGCGTGGGCGATCGAAGCCGATCCGATACTCGACGTGAATGCGATACAAAGTTGCCAATTCGAAATGGAATGGCCACCACGGTCGGGCCAGGTAAAGAGCTTTCCTGAAGTCGATCGGGCGGGGTGGTTTTCCCCTCCCGACGCAGCCATAAAGCTGTTGAAAGGGCAGCGATCGATGCTTGCCGACCTCCTGACGCATCTGAAATGA
- a CDS encoding HD-GYP domain-containing protein translates to MRKRIHVSQLRVGMYVEDVEIEGEDRTRRFKPFLISAAGQVESLMANRLMTVVIDVGKGADVDPGAPQDIDRAAFDAQLRAVFSAKDIKQARECVEDTRPQIRQMLAHARIKASFASDAASAAVERIMSAAFDNAGALIAVAKLKEKDELTFLHSLAVSALMITLGRSLGHGEEEVRVLGLGGLVHDLGKMALPDDILTKPGKLTAEEMDLVRGHPQRGYELVSHVAHVPKPVLDICRYHHEKFDGSGYPGRLAGKKIPYVARLAAICDVYEALTTIRPYKRAFSQAEAINMMMNSPGHFDSQLLSAFVSKMVISGTLH, encoded by the coding sequence ATGCGAAAACGGATACATGTCAGCCAGCTGCGGGTAGGAATGTATGTCGAGGACGTCGAAATCGAGGGAGAAGACAGGACACGCCGGTTCAAGCCTTTCCTGATCTCTGCCGCCGGTCAGGTCGAGAGTTTGATGGCAAACCGGCTGATGACTGTTGTTATCGACGTCGGAAAAGGCGCAGATGTCGACCCGGGTGCGCCACAGGATATCGACCGGGCTGCGTTTGACGCCCAGCTTCGTGCCGTGTTTTCGGCGAAGGATATCAAGCAGGCGAGGGAATGCGTCGAGGATACGAGACCGCAGATCCGTCAAATGCTTGCCCACGCCAGGATCAAAGCCTCTTTCGCCAGTGATGCGGCAAGCGCAGCTGTGGAGCGGATCATGTCGGCAGCCTTCGACAACGCCGGCGCGCTGATCGCAGTCGCAAAGCTGAAGGAAAAAGATGAGCTGACGTTCCTCCACTCGCTGGCGGTAAGCGCGTTGATGATCACCCTAGGGCGCAGCCTCGGTCATGGAGAAGAGGAGGTACGGGTCCTGGGACTCGGCGGACTGGTTCACGATCTTGGAAAAATGGCGCTGCCGGACGACATCTTGACGAAACCCGGTAAGCTGACGGCCGAGGAAATGGATCTTGTCCGCGGGCATCCTCAGCGGGGATATGAGCTGGTTTCCCATGTCGCGCATGTCCCGAAGCCGGTGCTCGACATTTGTCGCTACCACCACGAAAAATTCGATGGCTCGGGCTATCCTGGCCGGCTCGCCGGAAAGAAGATCCCTTACGTCGCCCGGCTTGCGGCGATTTGTGACGTTTACGAAGCGCTGACCACAATCAGGCCGTATAAGCGCGCCTTCTCGCAAGCAGAGGCGATCAACATGATGATGAATTCGCCGGGCCATTTCGATAGCCAGCTTCTTTCCGCATTCGTGTCAAAAATGGTAATCAGCGGCACGCTCCACTAA
- a CDS encoding ABC transporter permease: MKSFIGKRAIASGVSLVVLIVIVFFLSRLTGDPTDLYLPIDATTEMRQQFREMNGFNDPLIIQFGRYVSDLAQGNFGQSLRQARPAMDVVLEAFVWTFWLAVITMALVTVAAIVIGSLAAFRVGGVFDRLATFFSLIGAAAPDFWLAIVAIVIFAVKLHVLPTSGTGTFWHWVLPVSVLFIRPFGLILQVVRGSMISVLSSAYVKTARAKGVRSTSIIFIHGLRNAMLPVITVIGDQAAAILNGAVVVETVFGFPGIGKLMIDSILLRDFAVVLAVIMVSALAIFIMNLLIDIAYALLDPRIRY; this comes from the coding sequence ATGAAGAGTTTCATCGGCAAACGCGCGATCGCCAGTGGCGTATCGCTCGTGGTGCTTATCGTCATCGTGTTCTTCCTGTCCCGACTGACGGGCGATCCGACCGACCTCTATCTGCCGATCGATGCGACCACCGAAATGCGCCAGCAATTCCGTGAGATGAACGGTTTCAACGATCCGTTGATCATCCAGTTCGGTCGTTATGTCTCGGATCTTGCCCAAGGCAATTTCGGTCAGTCACTGCGACAGGCCCGTCCGGCCATGGATGTGGTGCTGGAGGCTTTCGTCTGGACCTTCTGGCTGGCTGTCATCACCATGGCGCTGGTCACGGTCGCCGCGATCGTCATCGGTTCGCTCGCGGCGTTTCGCGTCGGCGGCGTCTTCGACCGCCTCGCCACTTTCTTCTCGCTGATCGGCGCTGCGGCGCCGGATTTCTGGCTGGCCATCGTGGCGATCGTCATTTTCGCCGTCAAACTGCATGTCCTGCCGACATCGGGAACGGGAACTTTCTGGCACTGGGTCCTGCCGGTCAGCGTGCTGTTCATCCGGCCTTTCGGCCTGATCCTGCAGGTGGTCCGCGGCTCGATGATCAGCGTTCTGTCTTCCGCCTATGTGAAGACGGCCCGCGCCAAGGGGGTCCGCTCGACCTCAATCATCTTCATTCACGGACTGCGCAATGCCATGCTGCCGGTGATCACAGTCATCGGCGACCAGGCGGCCGCCATCCTGAACGGTGCCGTCGTCGTCGAGACGGTGTTTGGCTTTCCGGGCATCGGCAAGCTGATGATCGATTCCATTTTGCTTCGCGATTTCGCCGTCGTGCTGGCCGTCATCATGGTCTCTGCACTGGCGATCTTCATCATGAACCTGTTGATCGACATCGCCTATGCGCTGCTCGATCCGCGCATCCGGTATTGA
- a CDS encoding peroxiredoxin-like family protein: MEDQKRPLQPGETAPAFALATANFDGTVSFADLSGRPFVIGFFRGLHCPFCRRQVEQLAGIQPTLRAAGVETVAVINTPVERARLYFRHRPTPVTLLCDPDCHTHRAYGVPHAEFLPDGSTKQPEWPYSATMAQFQAARINPTGELPELLQPMEANTILNAKDHFELDEADMATFANHATQLVGHFLVNANGTIAWSQIEALDGPNSLGIFPTAAEIIAAAGSLER, encoded by the coding sequence ATGGAAGACCAGAAACGCCCGCTGCAACCAGGAGAAACCGCCCCCGCCTTCGCACTCGCCACGGCCAACTTCGACGGAACCGTCTCTTTCGCCGATTTGAGCGGTCGCCCGTTCGTGATCGGGTTCTTTCGCGGGCTGCACTGCCCGTTCTGCCGGCGCCAGGTCGAACAGCTTGCTGGCATACAGCCCACCCTCCGCGCCGCCGGAGTGGAGACCGTGGCCGTTATCAATACACCGGTAGAACGCGCTCGCCTGTATTTCCGCCACCGTCCGACGCCAGTAACGCTGCTATGCGATCCCGACTGCCACACACATCGGGCCTATGGTGTGCCTCATGCTGAGTTCCTGCCCGATGGGAGCACCAAGCAGCCCGAATGGCCTTATAGCGCGACGATGGCGCAGTTCCAGGCGGCGCGCATCAACCCCACGGGCGAGTTGCCGGAATTGCTACAGCCCATGGAAGCCAATACTATACTCAACGCCAAGGACCACTTCGAGCTTGATGAAGCCGATATGGCGACCTTCGCGAACCACGCTACCCAGCTCGTTGGGCACTTCCTGGTCAATGCGAACGGCACCATCGCCTGGTCGCAAATCGAGGCGCTGGACGGGCCGAACAGTCTTGGCATCTTCCCGACTGCGGCGGAGATAATCGCCGCCGCCGGCAGCCTTGAACGCTGA
- a CDS encoding DMT family transporter: MQPGRTGLAVCMMVAAAFLNSFDAVIVRLLAGDVHPLMIGFFRSFFGLLVVTPWIVSRVDLKSSPYRVLHVVRAGLKLASLVALFVAFAHAPLADATAINFTMPMFLVLGAWLVLKEHVGISSVAGIVAGFIGVMIIIRPGASGFDQWLLFALAGAVLTAASQLMLRRMALRDSADRLVAWNLIATVPLGLILMLPVWSMPTWNQLALLALQGALGALNMTLITRAFGMAAASVLAPLDFLRLPVVALMAFSFFSEVPAAQTWIGAAVIIGAAIIGTRGMTWRRKPPVDKP, translated from the coding sequence ATGCAGCCTGGTCGCACAGGCCTTGCCGTCTGCATGATGGTGGCTGCCGCTTTTTTAAATAGTTTCGACGCAGTCATTGTGCGTTTGCTGGCAGGTGACGTGCATCCATTGATGATCGGCTTTTTCCGGTCGTTTTTCGGGCTTCTTGTCGTCACGCCCTGGATCGTCTCACGGGTCGACCTGAAATCCTCTCCCTATCGTGTTCTGCATGTCGTGCGTGCAGGTCTGAAGCTTGCCTCACTGGTTGCTTTGTTCGTCGCCTTTGCGCACGCGCCACTCGCCGATGCCACGGCGATCAATTTCACCATGCCCATGTTTCTCGTTCTCGGCGCGTGGCTGGTGCTCAAGGAGCATGTCGGCATCTCCAGCGTGGCCGGCATTGTCGCAGGTTTTATCGGCGTCATGATCATCATTCGCCCTGGAGCGTCCGGTTTCGACCAATGGCTGCTTTTTGCGCTGGCAGGAGCGGTCTTGACGGCGGCCAGCCAATTGATGCTGCGGCGGATGGCCTTGAGGGATAGTGCCGACCGGCTTGTTGCATGGAATCTGATAGCGACGGTGCCGCTTGGCCTGATCCTCATGCTGCCGGTCTGGTCAATGCCGACCTGGAACCAACTCGCACTGCTTGCCCTGCAAGGGGCGCTCGGCGCACTCAACATGACGCTGATCACGCGCGCCTTCGGCATGGCGGCCGCAAGCGTTCTGGCGCCGCTCGACTTTCTCCGACTGCCCGTCGTGGCCCTCATGGCCTTCTCATTTTTCTCGGAAGTTCCGGCCGCACAGACGTGGATCGGCGCTGCGGTGATCATCGGCGCGGCCATTATCGGAACCCGCGGCATGACATGGCGACGCAAGCCGCCGGTTGACAAGCCCTGA
- a CDS encoding ABC transporter permease codes for MTMADTQILAEKKPSGPIGRWLTMLWADKLAFFAALFLLIVLLCALFGPFLLEAIATKQNLRGRNAPPFDITRGMLYVLGADALGRPLLARVIVAAQNTILVAAAAVLASSVVGTALGLVAGYSRSSAAQWIMRLGDVIMSFPSLLLAVIVLYMLEPSVTNIVLVLAITRIPIYLRTTRAEVLEVRERMFVQAAKVMGASYWRIVFHHILPVIFPTLVTIATLDFAFVMLAESSLSFLGIGIQAPQITWGLMVAQGRPYLTNAWWLSFWPGLAIILTTLSLNLLSNWLRIALDPTQRWRLEMRGRKNG; via the coding sequence ATGACGATGGCCGACACACAAATCCTCGCCGAGAAAAAACCAAGCGGCCCGATCGGGCGCTGGCTGACGATGCTGTGGGCGGACAAGCTCGCTTTCTTCGCGGCGCTGTTCCTCTTGATCGTTCTGCTCTGTGCGCTGTTTGGCCCGTTCCTGCTGGAGGCCATCGCCACCAAGCAGAACCTGCGGGGCCGGAACGCGCCGCCGTTCGATATCACCCGCGGAATGCTTTATGTCCTCGGCGCCGATGCGCTCGGCAGGCCGCTTCTTGCCCGCGTTATCGTGGCGGCGCAAAACACCATCCTGGTTGCCGCGGCAGCCGTCCTCGCATCATCCGTCGTCGGTACGGCGCTCGGTCTGGTCGCAGGTTACAGCCGCTCCTCCGCGGCTCAATGGATCATGCGCCTCGGCGACGTCATCATGTCCTTTCCGTCGCTGCTTCTGGCGGTGATCGTGCTCTACATGCTCGAGCCCTCGGTCACCAATATCGTCCTCGTCCTGGCGATCACCCGCATTCCCATCTATCTGCGCACCACGCGCGCCGAAGTGCTGGAAGTGCGCGAGCGGATGTTCGTGCAGGCGGCGAAGGTCATGGGAGCATCGTACTGGCGCATTGTATTCCATCACATCCTGCCGGTGATCTTCCCCACGCTGGTGACCATCGCGACGCTGGATTTCGCCTTCGTCATGCTGGCGGAATCCTCCCTGTCATTCCTTGGGATCGGCATTCAGGCGCCGCAGATCACCTGGGGTCTCATGGTTGCGCAAGGACGACCCTATCTCACCAATGCCTGGTGGCTTTCCTTCTGGCCGGGCCTTGCAATCATTCTGACGACGCTGTCGCTGAACCTTCTGTCGAATTGGCTGCGCATCGCGCTCGATCCGACACAACGCTGGCGCCTTGAAATGAGGGGCAGGAAAAATGGCTGA
- a CDS encoding ABC transporter ATP-binding protein, with product MAEHLLEVRDLSVEFHTASGTVKAVQDVSWHLDRGETLAILGESGSGKSVSASAIMNLIDMPPGKITSGTILLNGRDMLKMTPEERRSINGAKIAMIFQDPLAHLNPVYPVGWQITEMMTTHGQSAERAGARALELIGRVGITDPQAAMRKYPFQFSGGQRQRLMIAMAIACKPDILIADEPTTALDVTVQAQVLELLQELQQETGMGLLLITHDLGVVAEIADRVVVMNSGCVVETGNAAEVYRNPQNTYTKKLIAAAPGKGAMAQQRDRQGEPLLRAIGLKKSFGAFQALKGVDFVIMPGETVAVVGESGSGKSTLARAIVRLDDPQEGQVLYRGNDLLAMTPREIFGLRRDLQMVFQDPTQSLNPRMSVFRLISEAWVIHPDILPKARWKERVAELLVKVGLKPDMADRYPHQFSGGQRQRIAIARALAMEPKLIICDEAVSALDVSIQAQVIALLEGLRREFGLSYLFIAHDLPVVRDFADRVIVMKAGEIVEEGPVEQIFNAPSHPYTQALLAASLDPDPEIQATRRAARQRQEGLVSA from the coding sequence ATGGCTGAACATCTTTTGGAAGTGCGTGACCTCTCGGTCGAGTTCCACACCGCCAGCGGGACCGTCAAGGCGGTGCAGGATGTCAGCTGGCATCTCGATCGCGGCGAGACGCTGGCGATCCTTGGGGAAAGCGGTTCGGGCAAATCCGTGTCGGCCTCGGCGATCATGAACCTGATCGACATGCCGCCCGGCAAGATCACCAGCGGCACCATTCTCCTCAACGGCCGCGACATGCTGAAAATGACGCCCGAGGAGCGGCGCTCGATCAACGGCGCCAAGATCGCCATGATCTTTCAGGACCCGCTCGCCCACCTCAATCCGGTCTATCCGGTCGGCTGGCAAATCACCGAGATGATGACGACGCATGGCCAGTCGGCGGAGCGCGCCGGCGCGAGGGCGCTCGAATTGATCGGGCGCGTCGGCATAACCGATCCGCAGGCAGCGATGCGAAAATATCCGTTCCAGTTCTCCGGCGGACAGCGGCAACGCCTGATGATCGCCATGGCAATCGCCTGCAAGCCCGATATTCTGATCGCGGATGAACCCACCACCGCGCTTGATGTGACGGTGCAGGCGCAGGTGCTCGAACTTCTGCAGGAGTTGCAGCAGGAAACCGGCATGGGCCTGTTGCTGATCACTCACGATTTGGGCGTCGTTGCCGAGATCGCCGACCGGGTCGTGGTGATGAACTCCGGCTGCGTGGTCGAAACCGGCAACGCGGCCGAAGTCTATCGCAACCCGCAGAACACCTACACGAAGAAGCTGATAGCCGCTGCACCGGGGAAGGGTGCGATGGCGCAACAGCGTGACCGGCAGGGCGAACCGCTGCTGCGCGCCATAGGCCTGAAAAAGAGTTTTGGCGCATTCCAGGCGCTGAAGGGCGTGGACTTCGTCATCATGCCCGGCGAGACGGTTGCCGTTGTCGGCGAGAGTGGTTCCGGCAAATCAACCCTTGCCCGGGCGATCGTTCGCCTCGATGATCCGCAGGAGGGCCAGGTTCTCTACCGCGGAAACGATCTGCTTGCGATGACCCCGAGGGAAATATTCGGGCTGCGCCGTGATTTGCAGATGGTCTTTCAGGACCCCACCCAGTCACTGAACCCGCGGATGAGCGTATTCCGTTTGATTTCCGAAGCCTGGGTTATTCACCCGGATATCCTGCCGAAAGCGAGATGGAAGGAGAGAGTGGCCGAGCTGCTCGTCAAGGTTGGCCTGAAACCGGATATGGCCGACCGGTATCCACATCAGTTTTCCGGCGGCCAGCGCCAGCGCATTGCGATTGCCCGGGCGCTGGCGATGGAGCCGAAACTGATCATCTGCGACGAGGCGGTTTCGGCACTCGACGTGTCGATCCAGGCGCAGGTGATCGCCTTGCTTGAGGGCCTGCGTCGCGAATTCGGCCTGTCCTACCTCTTCATCGCACACGACCTGCCGGTGGTTCGCGATTTTGCCGATCGCGTCATCGTCATGAAGGCCGGCGAGATAGTCGAGGAGGGGCCCGTCGAACAGATCTTCAACGCGCCATCCCACCCCTACACGCAGGCGCTTCTTGCCGCGAGCCTCGATCCCGATCCTGAGATCCAGGCCACCCGACGCGCCGCCCGCCAACGACAGGAAGGACTCGTTTCCGCATGA